In a genomic window of Shouchella clausii:
- a CDS encoding CpsD/CapB family tyrosine-protein kinase, producing MARLTRTKKKPVQKKRQLIADVNRRSPITEQYRTIRTNIEYSAVDTEIKSLLVTSAGPGEGKSTTASNLAVVIAQNGQTVLLIDADMRKPTAHYTFGLMNNRGLTNVLTRQQKQDDVIQETNVENVSLLTCGPIPPNPAELLNSKMMELVLQEAREKYDMVILDTPPVMAVADAQILANKVDGTIIVTSSGKTDREQLQKTKENLVKANAHLLGVVLNNKPVDDTTYYYYK from the coding sequence ATGGCACGTCTAACACGCACGAAGAAAAAGCCAGTCCAGAAAAAACGGCAACTGATTGCCGATGTAAATCGACGTTCACCCATTACTGAACAATACCGTACGATTCGGACGAACATTGAATATTCGGCAGTTGACACGGAAATTAAATCGCTGCTTGTCACATCTGCCGGCCCTGGGGAGGGGAAGTCAACAACGGCATCCAACTTAGCCGTTGTCATCGCCCAAAATGGGCAAACGGTTTTGCTTATTGATGCAGATATGAGAAAGCCGACGGCTCATTATACATTTGGGCTCATGAACAACCGTGGGTTGACGAATGTGCTGACACGCCAACAAAAGCAGGACGATGTGATTCAGGAAACAAACGTCGAGAATGTTTCCCTGTTGACTTGCGGCCCAATCCCGCCTAACCCAGCTGAATTGTTAAATTCCAAAATGATGGAGCTTGTTTTGCAAGAGGCAAGAGAAAAATATGATATGGTTATTTTGGACACGCCTCCTGTCATGGCTGTTGCCGATGCGCAAATCCTTGCCAATAAAGTCGATGGCACCATTATTGTCACGTCAAGCGGCAAGACTGACAGGGAGCAGTTACAAAAAACGAAAGAGAACCTCGTCAAGGCAAATGCCCATTTGCTTGGCGTTGTGTTAAACAATAAACCGGTTGATGATACAACCTATTATTATTACAAATAA